Proteins encoded within one genomic window of Setaria italica strain Yugu1 chromosome IV, Setaria_italica_v2.0, whole genome shotgun sequence:
- the LOC101773098 gene encoding auxin-responsive protein IAA21: MAPPQERDYIGLSPATAATELRLGLPGTEEAEGGEAAAGTPLTLELLPKGGAKRGFADAIVQRESAARGKAPAEDDEEDKKKAQAPAAKAQVVGWPPIRSYRKNTMAMNQGCLYVKVSMDGAPYLRKVDLKMYNNYKELSLALEKMFSSFTVGDNESNGKSGREGLSGCRLMDHKNGTELVLTYKDKDGDWMLVGDVPWRMFTGSCRRLRIMKGSDAVGLAPRATEKGKNDN; the protein is encoded by the exons ATGGCGCCGCCACAGGAGCGGGACTACATCGGGCTGTCGCCGGCAACGGCGGCCACGGAGCTGCGCCTGGGACTGCCGGGcacggaggaggcggagggcggcgaggcAGCGGCGGGGACGCCGCTTACACTGGAGCTGCTTCCCAAGGGAGGGGCCAAGCGCGGGTTCGCGGACGCCATCGTACAGCGGGAGTCGGCGGCAAGGGGCAaggcgccggcggaggacgacgaggaggacaaGAAGAAGGCGCAGGCGCCGGCGGCAAA GGCACAGGTGGTAGGATGGCCACCAATCCGCAGTTACAGAAAGAACACCATGGCGATGAACCAGGGTTGCCTCTATGTCAAGGTTAGCATGGATGGTGCGCCATACCTCAGGAAGGTAGACCTTAAGATGTACAACAACTACAAAGAGCTCTCCCTAGCACTGGAGAAGATGTTCAGTTCCTTCACTGTTG GTGATAATGAATCTAATGGGAAATCAGGAAGAGAAGGATTATCTGGTTGCCGACTGATGGATCATAAAAATGGGACTGAACTTGTGCTCACATATAAGGACAAGGATGGAGATTGGATGCTTGTTGGTGATGTCCCGTGGAG AATGTTCACGGGCAGCTGTAGGAGGCTCAGGATCATGAAGGGCTCAGATGCAGTGGGCCTTG CTCCCAGAGCCACTGAGAAGGGCAAGAATGATAACTAG